From a region of the Streptococcus ruminantium genome:
- a CDS encoding CotH kinase family protein: MKLKLMYLLTLSCLIIGIFYLYVAQFRPSKERFHHHTIAVSHKPINSTEYLTSHLPIVEIDTENKQEIPQDRGLNEGSTRQQSVRSTIRLHDDLYQKNTLATKARIESLADVAYRGNSSRHFDKKSIKLRFVNKNGEDVAHTVAGMPKESEWVLHGPFLDRTLVRNYLSYNISGELMEYAPNVRYCELIVNGEYQGLYLIVESIEQGPYRIAIEKSNKRAVLTSYIAVWDRPHKAKNPVDNFVGYTHQAGISALDIRYPNIRNITKEQKDFIQRDISKIERILYSYDLKKYSQYIDRNAFATYFIINEFFRNTDAGIFSTYLYKDLRDKMKIAVWDFNNAFDNHIDVSYDQAGFSMLDVPWFNMMLKDKEFVDLVVQKYHHLRKNQLSTQRLQNYIDQTVDFLGSAIQRNNEKWGYVFQVQKVDSRNYLQPPERNQTSYGESVHVLKKFIEDRGKWLDKHIDTLYQYCAPSKNTNTLVD, translated from the coding sequence ATGAAGTTAAAGTTAATGTATTTGCTGACCTTAAGTTGCTTGATAATAGGAATTTTCTATTTATACGTGGCTCAATTTCGTCCATCTAAGGAACGATTTCATCATCATACAATAGCTGTTTCTCATAAACCTATCAACTCTACCGAATATCTAACAAGTCATTTACCAATTGTTGAAATTGATACGGAAAATAAGCAAGAAATCCCTCAAGACAGAGGTCTCAATGAAGGTTCTACTCGGCAACAATCTGTTCGTAGCACAATCCGTCTACATGATGATCTTTATCAAAAAAATACTCTGGCAACAAAAGCTCGTATAGAATCTTTGGCAGATGTTGCCTATCGTGGAAATTCTTCACGACATTTTGATAAAAAATCAATCAAGTTGCGTTTTGTTAATAAAAATGGTGAAGATGTAGCTCATACAGTGGCTGGTATGCCAAAAGAATCAGAGTGGGTATTGCACGGTCCATTTCTAGACAGAACTTTGGTGCGGAATTATCTTTCTTACAATATATCAGGAGAGCTAATGGAGTATGCGCCAAATGTTCGCTATTGTGAATTGATTGTAAATGGGGAGTACCAAGGTCTTTATTTGATTGTTGAAAGCATAGAACAAGGTCCTTATCGCATAGCTATTGAAAAAAGTAATAAACGTGCGGTTCTAACATCCTATATTGCTGTCTGGGATCGGCCACATAAGGCAAAAAATCCTGTTGATAACTTTGTTGGCTATACTCACCAGGCTGGTATTTCAGCATTAGATATTCGCTATCCAAATATTAGAAATATCACAAAAGAACAAAAGGATTTTATTCAACGAGATATTAGTAAAATTGAACGAATCCTGTATTCGTATGATTTAAAGAAATACTCTCAATACATTGATAGAAATGCATTTGCGACCTATTTTATTATTAATGAGTTCTTTCGTAATACGGATGCAGGGATTTTTTCAACCTATCTTTATAAGGATTTGCGCGATAAAATGAAGATAGCTGTCTGGGATTTTAATAATGCTTTTGATAACCATATTGATGTCAGTTATGACCAAGCTGGCTTTTCCATGCTAGATGTTCCATGGTTTAACATGATGTTGAAGGATAAAGAATTTGTAGATCTAGTGGTTCAGAAATATCATCATTTGCGAAAAAATCAATTAAGTACACAAAGACTTCAAAATTATATTGATCAGACTGTCGATTTTTTAGGTTCAGCTATCCAACGCAATAATGAAAAGTGGGGGTATGTATTTCAAGTACAAAAAGTAGACTCTAGGAATTATTTACAGCCTCCTGAAAGAAATCAAACTAGCTACGGAGAGTCTGTTCATGTTTTAAAGAAGTTCATTGAAGATAGAGGAAAATGGTTAGACAAGCACATTGATACTCTTTATCAATATTGTGCACCATCAAAAAACACAAATACATTAGTAGATTAG
- a CDS encoding glycosyltransferase family 2 protein gives MVWLKGFLTVSQTLFLGHLTIYASFLMFSVIAGGVHLHERYKNREKYEKSKKSYPPISILVPAYNEEVTIISSIQSLLKLDYPVYEIIVLDDGSKDKTAKLVREYFQLEECHCEIKYRLSCRPYHRISEKWFGSVHLTLIEKENGGKGDVLNLGINAANHDYFLCIDADSILQKDSLKKLVRPMQKWDNVISVGGVVQVAQGVRIVDGQVNNYQLPWSLLPCAQAIEYDCAFLGTRILFDYLQSNLIISGAFGLFHKEYVIAVGGYDTQTLGEDMELVMKLHYFCRNNNISYRICYETSAICWSQAPNSLGDLCQQRRRWFLGLYQCLKKYYKMLSRVKFGVVGYFAYIYYLLFEFLAPFIETFGCFIILLSFFSHQLNTSFLVSLFCLHIVFCSLVTFTSFLQRAYSQDLFITPIDLCKAAIVSIFRYCCLHWILNYVRLTSFIGYKKKKKVWGEIKRTEYTT, from the coding sequence ATGGTTTGGTTAAAAGGTTTTTTAACGGTTTCACAAACTTTGTTTTTGGGACACCTCACTATATATGCTAGTTTTCTTATGTTTTCGGTCATTGCTGGAGGAGTCCATCTCCACGAGCGCTATAAAAATCGTGAGAAATATGAGAAAAGTAAAAAGAGTTACCCTCCCATCTCTATATTGGTACCAGCCTATAATGAAGAGGTGACAATCATTTCTTCTATACAATCATTGCTCAAGTTGGATTATCCTGTTTATGAGATTATTGTGTTAGATGATGGTTCGAAAGATAAAACGGCTAAATTAGTACGCGAGTATTTTCAACTAGAAGAATGTCATTGTGAAATCAAGTATCGCTTATCCTGTCGTCCTTATCATAGAATATCAGAGAAGTGGTTTGGTTCCGTACATCTGACCTTAATCGAAAAGGAGAATGGAGGCAAGGGGGATGTTCTGAATCTTGGAATTAATGCAGCAAACCATGATTATTTTTTGTGTATTGATGCAGATTCTATACTCCAAAAAGATTCCTTGAAAAAATTGGTTCGTCCAATGCAGAAGTGGGACAATGTTATTTCTGTTGGAGGAGTCGTTCAAGTAGCACAAGGAGTGCGAATTGTTGATGGTCAAGTCAACAATTATCAACTACCTTGGTCATTACTGCCATGTGCTCAAGCCATTGAATATGACTGTGCATTTTTAGGGACACGAATTTTATTTGATTATCTACAATCTAACTTAATTATATCAGGTGCATTCGGCTTATTTCATAAAGAGTATGTAATAGCTGTTGGTGGTTATGATACGCAAACTCTCGGGGAAGATATGGAACTGGTTATGAAATTGCACTATTTTTGTCGTAATAATAATATTTCTTATCGTATTTGCTATGAGACAAGCGCTATTTGCTGGAGTCAAGCTCCAAATTCTCTAGGAGATTTATGCCAGCAACGTCGCAGATGGTTTTTAGGTCTATATCAATGCTTGAAGAAATACTATAAAATGTTGTCAAGAGTAAAATTTGGTGTGGTGGGATATTTTGCATATATCTACTACTTGCTGTTTGAATTTTTGGCTCCATTTATAGAAACATTTGGTTGTTTTATTATCTTGCTATCTTTCTTTTCTCACCAATTAAATACTTCGTTTTTAGTATCGTTATTCTGTCTCCATATTGTTTTTTGCTCTCTTGTGACCTTCACATCATTCTTGCAACGCGCCTATTCTCAAGATTTGTTTATTACTCCCATTGATTTATGTAAGGCAGCGATTGTTTCTATTTTTAGATATTGTTGCTTACACTGGATTTTAAATTACGTTCGTCTGACAAGCTTTATTGGCTATAAAAAAAAGAAGAAGGTATGGGGCGAAATTAAAAGAACAGAGTACACTACTTAA
- the coaC gene encoding phosphopantothenoylcysteine decarboxylase — MANITLAVTGSISAYKAADLTSQLTKLGHQVTVLMSQSAMDFITPLTFQSLSKNLVHTDVMIEENPSLIKHIDIAKETDLFLVAPASANTIAKLANGLADNIITATALALPDRTKKLVAPAMNTNMYLNPATQKNLSRLADYGFEEIKPRKALLACGDFGTGALAETEYILEKVSQTLYEKQ, encoded by the coding sequence ATGGCTAATATTACCCTCGCAGTAACCGGATCCATCTCAGCCTATAAGGCTGCCGATCTGACTAGTCAACTGACTAAGCTTGGACATCAAGTAACCGTCCTCATGAGTCAATCTGCCATGGACTTTATCACCCCCTTAACTTTCCAATCTCTGTCAAAAAATCTAGTCCATACAGATGTAATGATTGAAGAAAACCCCAGTCTGATTAAACACATTGATATAGCAAAAGAAACAGACCTCTTCCTAGTCGCGCCTGCTTCTGCCAACACCATTGCAAAACTAGCAAACGGTCTGGCAGATAATATTATAACAGCAACAGCTCTTGCTCTTCCCGATAGAACGAAGAAATTAGTTGCACCAGCCATGAATACCAATATGTACCTCAACCCTGCTACCCAGAAAAATCTAAGCAGATTAGCGGATTACGGATTTGAGGAAATCAAACCACGTAAAGCCTTACTCGCCTGTGGTGATTTCGGAACAGGAGCTTTAGCAGAAACTGAATATATCTTGGAGAAAGTGAGTCAAACCCTTTATGAAAAACAATAA
- a CDS encoding ECF transporter S component, translated as MKNNKSNFVATIAIFFAVMLVVHLSSSIIFNLLPFPIKPTLIHIPVIIASILYGPRIGATLGGLMGMISVVTNTVILLPTSYLFTPFVPNGNILSLIIAIVPRILIGITPYFVHQFIKNKLGLLIAGAIGSMTNTVFVLGGIFVFFSSVYNANIQLMLAGIIGTNAIAEMVISSILALIIVPRILKLKNQHTS; from the coding sequence ATGAAAAACAATAAATCCAATTTTGTAGCAACTATTGCAATTTTCTTTGCTGTCATGCTAGTAGTCCATTTATCTAGCTCTATCATTTTTAATCTTCTACCCTTTCCAATCAAACCTACCTTGATACACATTCCTGTGATAATCGCCTCCATTCTTTATGGTCCTCGAATCGGAGCCACACTCGGTGGCTTGATGGGGATGATTAGCGTTGTGACAAATACCGTGATTCTCTTACCAACTAGCTACCTCTTCACTCCTTTTGTTCCCAATGGAAATATTTTGTCGCTTATCATTGCCATCGTACCACGTATTTTGATTGGTATAACACCCTATTTTGTACACCAATTTATCAAAAATAAATTAGGATTATTGATTGCTGGTGCAATTGGTTCTATGACGAATACTGTTTTTGTATTGGGAGGAATCTTTGTTTTCTTCTCATCAGTTTACAACGCTAACATCCAGCTTATGCTAGCTGGAATTATAGGTACAAATGCTATTGCTGAGATGGTTATTTCATCTATCTTAGCACTTATAATCGTCCCAAGAATATTAAAATTAAAAAATCAGCACACATCTTAA
- a CDS encoding polyphosphate polymerase domain-containing protein has translation MNEVLRKEKKYLIPLEAYYYLSLKLERIMQTDSHGKGDGYRVRSLYFDSLEDVDWQEKEDGLEVRRKIRLRNYGGNSPYAKLEMKQKQGDSQRKRSLLLPKDEAQALILGDTSVLLCHSEQLALESYYRMNQYCYRPKTIIEYRRKAFFAPENDIRVTFDWQVKGTEASHDIFDDDLLQYTLLDPHLVILEVKFNGFLLSYIKDLLAEVDRSELSASKYCMGRMISKHYQF, from the coding sequence ATTAATGAAGTCTTGCGGAAAGAAAAAAAATACCTGATTCCGTTAGAAGCTTATTATTATTTGTCATTAAAACTAGAAAGAATAATGCAGACAGATAGCCATGGAAAAGGAGATGGTTACCGTGTACGTTCTCTTTATTTTGATTCGCTTGAGGATGTGGATTGGCAAGAAAAAGAGGACGGCCTTGAAGTTCGGCGCAAAATTCGTCTGAGAAACTACGGTGGTAATTCACCGTATGCAAAATTAGAAATGAAGCAGAAACAAGGAGATAGTCAAAGAAAGCGCTCTCTTTTGTTGCCGAAAGATGAAGCTCAGGCTCTAATTTTAGGGGATACTTCTGTACTGTTATGCCATTCTGAACAACTGGCTCTTGAGTCTTATTATCGTATGAATCAGTATTGTTACCGACCTAAAACTATTATTGAGTACAGACGTAAAGCATTTTTTGCACCTGAAAATGACATCCGTGTCACTTTTGATTGGCAAGTAAAAGGAACCGAAGCGTCCCATGATATTTTCGATGATGATTTATTGCAATATACGCTATTAGACCCTCACTTGGTAATTCTAGAAGTAAAGTTTAATGGCTTTTTGTTGTCTTATATAAAAGATCTTCTAGCTGAGGTGGATCGTAGTGAACTAAGTGCTAGCAAGTATTGTATGGGAAGAATGATTAGTAAACATTATCAATTTTAA
- a CDS encoding DUF4956 domain-containing protein yields the protein MKDLLRKILEHNGTLTIQDMFMHILVAALLGGVIYISYAYTHVGTTYSKKFNISLMTLTVLTATVMTVIGNNVALSLGMVGALSVVRFRTAVKDSRDTTYIFWTIVVGICCGVGDYIVAMIGSSVIFLLLLFWGRVKNENRMLLIVRATRDLEVSLEGLFFRYFSGQIVQRVKNTKSDMVELIFEVNRRVYDKSCTKEEGLVDQVYRLGEVEYFNIVTQSDDING from the coding sequence ATGAAAGACTTGTTACGAAAGATTTTAGAACATAACGGAACTTTGACGATACAAGATATGTTTATGCATATTTTAGTAGCAGCGCTTTTAGGTGGGGTTATTTATATTTCCTATGCTTATACTCATGTAGGTACCACTTACAGTAAGAAATTTAACATTTCTCTTATGACTCTTACTGTACTAACTGCCACTGTTATGACCGTTATTGGAAATAATGTTGCCTTGTCTCTAGGTATGGTCGGTGCCCTTTCTGTTGTTCGCTTTAGAACAGCCGTGAAAGATTCTCGTGATACTACTTATATTTTTTGGACTATTGTAGTGGGTATTTGTTGTGGAGTTGGTGATTACATTGTTGCAATGATTGGTAGTAGTGTGATTTTCTTATTATTACTATTCTGGGGAAGGGTAAAAAATGAGAATCGTATGTTATTGATTGTACGAGCTACTCGGGATTTGGAGGTTTCTTTGGAAGGACTTTTTTTCCGATATTTTAGTGGACAAATAGTTCAGCGTGTAAAAAACACTAAATCTGATATGGTAGAGTTAATATTTGAGGTAAATCGAAGAGTATATGATAAATCTTGTACAAAGGAGGAAGGATTGGTTGATCAAGTTTATCGACTTGGTGAAGTTGAATATTTTAATATCGTGACACAAAGTGATGATATAAATGGGTGA